In Haematobia irritans isolate KBUSLIRL chromosome 1, ASM5000362v1, whole genome shotgun sequence, a genomic segment contains:
- the LOC142233593 gene encoding uncharacterized protein LOC142233593 has protein sequence MKSQVVGTLLCLVIVGCIADILPGENDAYPKYDFAYHVNDGHTGDVKSHQESRDGENVQGQYSLNDADGYKRIVDYTVNGQSGFRAVVRREPLQGHSYVVPQPIEAPKQEYVPVAELVAPPKPLANKPVNQPSAYLGQTIVHHHHRQQEPTVYHEAPVVQLGHATHHIVHATPTATVLKSSPSVITTTTSTTNHLHHHTPAVVHHPHSSTVVHHVPRTSVVHHHTPAIASSPHVSYVHYH, from the coding sequence ATGAAGTCACAAGTTGTTGGAACTCTTCTTTGCTTGGTCATAGTTGGTTGCATTGCTGATATTCTACCGGGAGAGAATGATGCATATCCAAAATATGATTTTGCATATCATGTAAATGATGGCCATACAGGAGATGTGAAATCGCATCAAGAAAGTCGTGATGGTGAAAATGTCCAGGGTCAGTATTCATTGAACGATGCTGATGGATATAAGCGTATTGTGGATTATACAGTGAATGGTCAAAGTGGTTTTAGAGCTGTAGTGCGTCGAGAGCCATTACAAGGGCATAGTTACGTTGTGCCACAACCTATCGAAGCTCCCAAACAAGAATATGTACCCGTTGCGGAACTAGTGGCTCCTCCAAAGCCACTCGCTAACAAGCCAGTAAATCAACCTAGTGCTTATTTAGGTCAAACAATTGTCCATCATCACCATCGACAACAAGAGCCTACTGTCTATCATGAAGCTCCAGTTGTCCAATTGGGACATGCCACTCACCATATAGTTCATGCTACTCCAACAGCAACGGTTCTTAAATCTTCACCCAGTGTTATTACCACCACCACCAGCACCACCAACCATCTTCATCATCACACACCAGCTGTAGTTCATCATCCTCATTCCTCAACGGTGGTACATCATGTTCCCCGAACATCAGTTGTACATCATCACACGCCTGCAATTGCATCTTCACCTCATGTTTCTTATGTTCATTATCATtag